One Acidimicrobiia bacterium genomic window, GCCGGCGTCGCCGGCGCACAGTGGAGCACCGCGCGGCGCGGTGCGTCAACGAACGAGCTGCTCGCTCACGGTCCAGAGCCGCGCCGCCGCGGCGTCGTCCTCGGCGGCCTTCGACGGCTTGGCGAGGGTCGAGTTGGCGAAGTACTGACCGGTCACGCCGTCGACCGTCGGCGACGACGCCAAGAACACCGACGTCTCGGCGCCTTTCGTCGCGTTCTTGGCGAACGGTCGACCCGCGATCATCGCGAGGTTGCCGAGCCGGCCGGTGTCGCCTTCGCGCGCGAAGTTGCTCGCGACGAAGCCGGGGTGGACGGAGTTCGCGGTGACGCCGGTGTCGTCGAGGCGGCGCGCGAGCTCGCGCGTGAAGAGGATGTTCGCGAGCTTCGAGCGCGCGTAGATGAGGAATCCCCGGTAGTGGCGCGTCGCCATGAGGTCGTCGAAGTCGAGGCCCTTGCGCGCGAAGCGGTGCGCGTCGGACGCGACGTTCACGACGCGGGCCGGCGCGCTCGCGACCAGTCGCTCGCGCAGCAGCTGCGTCAACAGGAAGTGACCGAGATGGTTCACGCCGAACGTCGTCTCGAAGCCGTCGGCGGTCTCGCTGCGTTTGCGCATCGTGAGGCCCGCGTTGTTCAGCAGGACGTCGATGCGGTCGTGCGACGCGAGGAGCTGTTCCGCGAACGCGTGGATCGACGCCATCGACGCGAGGTCGAGCGACGCGAGCTCGACGTCGTCGTTGCTCGATCGACTCGTGATCTCCGCGACCGCAGCCTCACCCTTGGCGCGGTTGCGCGCCGCGACGACGATGCGCGCACCCATGCCCGCGAGCGCGACCGCGGCTTCCTTGCCGATGCCCGAGTTGCCGCCGGTGATGACGATGGTGCGCCCGCGCAGGTCGGGCGGGCTCACGTGGCGCGTCGGCTCGACGCCGAGGGCGACTGGTCGTGACCGGGCTGGCTGCGCACCCACGCGATCAGCTCGTCGCGCAGGAAACGGATCTCGCGACCTTCCGGGAAGCGGTGGGCGGGGATGCGCCCTTCGCGCACCATGCGCCGCAGGTACTCGACGTGCACGTGGAGCAGGTCGGCCGCCATCGCGGTCGTGAGGACCTCGGGGAAGTCGGCGGACGGCTCGTTGGTCGGGGGGTTCGTCGCCATCGCGGCAGCCTACGACGCGGGGCGGCTCGACATGGTGATACACGCATCTGCGCAGCTTGAGACGCTTTTGCCGTCCTGTGGACTGACCGATTTGCACCAATTCGACGTATATGAAAGGCTCTCGGGCTCGAACGGAGGGGTGGGGCGCCCGTGCAGCATATCGACTTGGTACAGTCTGAGACATGTTGACGCACACCGAGTCGCGTCAGACCAGGAGCGACGGCCCGACGGCACCGGGATCGACGGTAGCAAGCCGGCCGCTGCGGAGCCGGGTCTCGAGCGGGCACGTCGTGATGGTGGTGGCCGGGCTGCTCGGCCTGCTCCTCAGTCTCGCGGTCCTGCGGCGGGCGGATTCGAGCGTCGCGGTGCTCGTCGCCCGCCACGATCTCGCGCCGGGGACGCGGATCGACGCCGCCCTCTTCCGGGCGACCGACGTCCACGTCGACCCGGCTCCGCTCGCCAACCTCGTCACGCCCGCGGCGATCGCCGCGCTTCAGGGCCGAGTCGTGCGCGCGCCGATGCTCGCGGGCGACCTCCTCGAACGCAGCGACCTCGTCGCGCCGGCGACGGGTGCGGCGGCGCGATCGGTGAGCTTCCCCGTCGACGAGTCGGTCGCGGTCGACGGCCAGCTCGGCGCGGGCGACCGCATCGACGTGCTCGCCGCCTCCGACGACGGCGCGCGCTCGGGCTACGTCCTCGCGGGCGCCGACGTCGTCGCGGTGCACTCGGACGGCAGCGGGCCGCTCCGCGCGGGCGACGGCCAGATCACGATCACCGTCACGGTCGACGCCGCGGGTGCGCAACGACTCGCGAGCGCGCTGCACGGCGATCATCTCCTCGTCGTGCGCGCGACCGGCGCGCCGGCGGCCGCGCCAACCGAGTGGTTCGCCGACGCGGGCGATGGCTGAGCCCGAGATCGCGCTCGTCTTCTCGGCCGAGGAATGGGTCGAGCTGCTGCACCGGCACTGCAGCGACCACGGCGGCGCGCGCGTGCGACAGCTCCTTGTCGATCCCGAGCTCGCGCTCGACGAGGAGTACTCGACCCTCGTGACCGGCCACCGCTGGCCCGCGCTCACACCTGCGCTCGTCGACGAGCTCCATCATCACGGTCGCTCGGTCCTCGGTGTGTGGGACCGCGCCGAGCCCGACAGTCGCGTGCTGCTCGCCGCGGCGGGTGTCGACGGGATGGTCGCGAGCGATGCCGCGGCGGCGGAGATCGTCGACGCGATCACCGCACTGCCACGCGTCGCCGACGCACCCGCGCCCGTCATCGACGACGTACTGCCCTCAGGACTCGGACGGCGGATCGTGGTCGGCGGTCCGGCGGGCGCGGGTTCGACCGAGATCGCCGTCGCACTCGCCTGCGCACTGGGCAGTCGTCGTTTGCGCGCGCTGCTCGTCGATCTCGACGATGTCGCACCCGCGATCGCGACGCGCCTGGGTCTCGCGCTCGAGCCGAACCTGCGGACCGCGCTCGACGCGGTCGAGTTCCACGCGGGCTCGGTGGGCGATGCGATCGTCGCGGCCGGGGGCTTCGACGTCGTCGCGGGCCTGGCCACGCGCACGCGGCTGCGCACCGGTGAGGTGTTGCACGTGCTCGATGCCCTTGGGCGCGATCGCGCGAACGTCGTTGTCGACATCGCGGCTCCCGGTGACGGCTCGCCCGGACTCGTCTCGGGCGTCGTCGGAACGGCCGACCTGCTCGTCGCCGTGACCGGGCCGAGCCCGGTGGGGATCGCGCGCTTCGTCGGCTGGCTCGCCGACGTGCTGCCGGCGGCGCCCCGGATCGCGCTGCACGTTGTCGTCGACCGCGCACCCATGTCGGCCTTCCGACGCGGCGAGATCCAGGACGAGGTGCGCGCGTCGGCGCCGGCGGCGACGATCACGTTCGTGCCGTCCGACCGGCGCGTCGACGAGGCCGCGTGGGCCGGCACGACCGTGACGCGCGGGCCGTTGTTCCGCGCGGTTCGAGAGCTCGCGCGCGCGATCGGATCGTCGTGACCGACGACGGCGGCGCGTACGACGTCA contains:
- a CDS encoding SDR family oxidoreductase, which codes for MSPPDLRGRTIVITGGNSGIGKEAAVALAGMGARIVVAARNRAKGEAAVAEITSRSSNDDVELASLDLASMASIHAFAEQLLASHDRIDVLLNNAGLTMRKRSETADGFETTFGVNHLGHFLLTQLLRERLVASAPARVVNVASDAHRFARKGLDFDDLMATRHYRGFLIYARSKLANILFTRELARRLDDTGVTANSVHPGFVASNFAREGDTGRLGNLAMIAGRPFAKNATKGAETSVFLASSPTVDGVTGQYFANSTLAKPSKAAEDDAAAARLWTVSEQLVR
- a CDS encoding helix-turn-helix domain-containing protein, with amino-acid sequence MATNPPTNEPSADFPEVLTTAMAADLLHVHVEYLRRMVREGRIPAHRFPEGREIRFLRDELIAWVRSQPGHDQSPSASSRRAT
- a CDS encoding SAF domain-containing protein; translated protein: MLTHTESRQTRSDGPTAPGSTVASRPLRSRVSSGHVVMVVAGLLGLLLSLAVLRRADSSVAVLVARHDLAPGTRIDAALFRATDVHVDPAPLANLVTPAAIAALQGRVVRAPMLAGDLLERSDLVAPATGAAARSVSFPVDESVAVDGQLGAGDRIDVLAASDDGARSGYVLAGADVVAVHSDGSGPLRAGDGQITITVTVDAAGAQRLASALHGDHLLVVRATGAPAAAPTEWFADAGDG